The following are encoded in a window of Balaenoptera ricei isolate mBalRic1 chromosome 1, mBalRic1.hap2, whole genome shotgun sequence genomic DNA:
- the LOC132356876 gene encoding calmodulin-binding transcription activator 1 isoform X7 — protein sequence MSILERLEQMERRMAEMTGSQQHKQGNGGGGSGSGNGGSQAQCAPGPGTLGSCFESRVVVVCEKMMSRACWAKSKHLIHSKTFRGMTLLHLAAAQGYATLIQTLIKWRTKHADSIDLELEVDPLNVDHFSCTPLMWACALGHLEAAVVLYKWDRRAISIPDSLGRLPLGIARSRGHVKLAECLEHLQRDEQAQLGQNPRIHCPPSEEPSAESWMTQWHSETINSPEIPKGVTVIASTNPELRRPRSEPSNYYSSESHKDYPAPKKHKLNPEYFQARQEKLLSTALSLEQPNIRKQSPSSKQSVPERISPSEGVRDYSREISPPTPETAGFQASGSQPVVKWNSKDLYIGVSTVQVTGNPKGTSVGKDATPSQVRPREPMSVLMMANREVVNTELGSYRDSAESEECSQPMDDIQVNMMTLAEHIIEATPERIKQENFVPMESPALERTDAATISSTMSWLAGYLADVDHLPNAAQIRSAYNEPLTPSSNTSLSPVGSPVSEIAFEKPSLPSAADWSEFLSASTSEKVENEFAQLTLSDHEQRELYEAARLVQTAFRKYKGRPLREQQEVAAAVIQRCYRKYKQYALYKKMTQAAILIQSKFRSYYEQKKFQQSRRAAVLIQKFYRSYKNCGRRRQARRTAVIVQQKLRSSLLTKKQDQAARKIMRFLRRCRHSPLVDHRLYKRSERIEKGQGT from the exons ATGTCCATCCTTGAGCGACTGGAGCAGATGGAAAGGAGGATGGCTGAGATGACCGGGTCCCAGCAGCACAAGCAGGGGAACGGAGGAGGGGGCAGCGGGAGTGGGAACGGAGGAAGCCAAGCTCAG TGCGCGCCTGGCCCCGGGACCCTGGGGAGCTGCTTTGAGAGCCGCGTGGTTGTCGTGTGCGAGAAGATGATGAGTCGCGCCTGCTGGGCAAAGTCCAAGCATCTGATCCACTCCAAGACTTTCCGTGGAATGACCCTCCTCCACCTGGCCGCGGCCCAGGGTTACGCCACCCTCATCCAGACCCTCATCAAATGGCG CACAAAGCATGCAGATAGCATTGATTTGGAACTGGAGGTTGACCCCTTGAATGTGGACCACTTCTCCTGTACTCCTCTG ATGTGGGCATGTGCTCTCGGGCACTTAGAAGCAGCTGTCGTGCTGTACAAGTGGGACCGTCGGGCCATCTCTATTCCGGACTCTCTAGGAAGGCTGCCTTTGGGAATTGCCAGGTCAAGGGGTCATGTGAAATTAGCAGAGTGTCTGGAGCACCTGCAGAGGGACGAACAGGCTCAGCTTGGACAGAACCCCAGAATCCACTGTCCTCCAAGCGAGGAACCCAGTGCAGAGAGCTGGATGACCCAGTGGCACAGCGAAACCATCAACTCCCCAGAAATACCCAAAGGAGTCACCGTTATTGCAAGTACCAATCCag AGCTGAGAAGACCTCGGTCTGAACCCTCTAATTACTACAGCAGTGAGAGCCACAAAGATTATCCAGCTCCCAAAAAGCATAAATTGAACCCTGAGTACTTCCAGGCAAGGCAGGAGAAGCTGCTTTCCACTGCACTGAGTCTGGAACAGCCAAATATCAGGAAGCAGAGCCCTAGTTCTAAGCAGTCTGTCCCCGAGAGAATCAGCCCCAGTGAAGGAGTGAGGGACTACAGCCGGGAAATCTCCCCTCCCACTCCAGAGACTGCAGGATTCCAAGCCTCTGGATCTCAGCCGGTAGTAAAGTGGAATTCCAAAGATCTTTACATTGGTGTGTCTACAGTACAGGTGACTGGAAATCCGAAGGGGACCAGTGTAGGAAAGGATGCAACACCTTCACAGGTGCGTCCACGGGAACCAATGAGTGTCCTGATGATGGCTAACAGAGAGGTGGTGAACACAGAGCTGGGGTCCTACCGTGATAGTGCAGAAAGTGAGGAGTGCTCACAGCCCATGGATGATATACAG GTGAACATGATGACCTTGGCAGAGCACATCATTGAAGCCACCCCTGAGCGGATCAAGCAGGAGAACTTTGTGCCCATGGAGTCCCCGGCATTGGAGAGGACAGACGCGGCCACCATCAGCAGTACGATGAGCTGGCTGGCCGGTTACCTAGCTGACGTAGACCATCTGCCAAATGCCGCCCAGATCAG AAGTGCATATAACGAGCCTCTAACCCCTTCTTCTAATACCAGCCTGAGCCCTGTAGGCTCACCAGTCAGTGAAATAGCTTTCGAGAAACCCAGCCTTCCCTCCGCCGCAGACTGGTCTGAATTCCTGAGTGCGTCTACCAGTGAGAAGGTGGAGAATGAATTTGCTCAGCTGACTCTGTCTGATCACGAACAGAGAGAACTCTATGAAGCGGCCAGGCTTGTCCAGACAGCTTTCCGGAAATACAAG GGCCGACCCTTGCGGGAGCAGCAGGAAGTGGCAGCAGCTGTCATTCAGCGTtgttacagaaaatataaacag TATGCACTTTATAAAAAGATGACACAGGCTGCCATCCTGATCCAGAGCAAATTCCGAAGTTACTACGAACAAAAAAAATTTCAGCAGAGCCGGCGTGCTGCTGTGCTGATCCAGAAGTTTTACCGGAGTTATAAAAACTGTGGCAGGAGACGGCAGGCTCGGCGGACGGCAGTCATCGTACAGCAGAAACTCAG GAGCAGTTTGCTAACCAAAAAGCAGGACCAGGCTGCTCGAAAAATAATGAGGTTTCTACGCCGCTGTCGCCACAG CCCCCTGGTGGACCATAGGCTGTACAAAAGG